A single Anopheles funestus chromosome 2RL, idAnoFuneDA-416_04, whole genome shotgun sequence DNA region contains:
- the LOC125765582 gene encoding E3 SUMO-protein ligase ZBED1-like, whose amino-acid sequence MICKEYHPFSIVENEYFGDFVKALNPKYELPTRKSISNAALPALYNETLEVVKSKLLIASTVSLTADCWTSINNDNFCAVTAHFINNKYELCSYLLECSDFSITHTGKNIADWITTVTNTFEISDKLFTLVTDNATNMKSAATILNLSHLPCGAHTLNLVVQRGLQKIKSTIENVKSIVMHFKKSSKAAQKLAEMQTSLNHPLLKIKQDCPTRWNSTYEMLDRFKQNRIPLASCIATLKISCKLEEEDWLIIEQATKILKLFNTVTIEIMAEKTISISTMGFLTRSLLQKIIEKKEKEVLHHKVIDLVDDLILGLKTRFETTNNLEIVSYAILLDPRLKKDGFLGSDAQYQNVYTHMIEKMIPFQNRMDTQIKDNAEKDLDSDDDIWQPLKKVHQSEHTSSARILAALELDRYISEKNLQVKCDPFLWWKEREVIYPTLSYFAKQYLSIPASSVPCERIFSKAGNILTEKRNRLTSKKLKEIIFIKQNYHNL is encoded by the coding sequence ATGATATGTAAAGAATATCATCCTTTTTCAATagttgaaaatgaatattttggaGATTTCGTTAAAGCTTTAAACCCTAAATATGAACTGCCAACAAGAAAAAGTATTTCTAATGCAGCATTACCGGCACTTTACAACGAAACTTTGGAGGTGGTGAAAAGTAAATTACTCATAGCTTCAACTGTATCACTGACAGCAGATTGTTGGACTAGcattaataatgataatttttgtGCAGTGACTGCtcatttcataaataataaatacgaaCTGTGTTCGTATTTATTGGAATGTTCAGATTTTTCAATTACCCATACGGGAAAGAATATAGCCGATTGGATAACGACTGTAACTAATACCTTTGAAATTTccgataaattatttactttggtCACGGATAATGCGACCAACATGAAATCAGCTGCAACTATATTAAATCTTTCTCATCTCCCGTGTGGTGCCCATACGTTAAATTTAGTGGTTCAAAGAGGCCTTCAAAAGATAAAATCAACGATTGAGAACGTAAAAAGCATCGTTATgcatttcaaaaaaagctcaaaagctGCCCAAAAGCTGGCCGAAATGCAAACTAGCTTGAATCATCcgctattaaaaattaaacaagatTGCCCTACCAGATGGAATTCAACATACGAAATGTTGGatcgtttcaaacaaaaccgaattcCACTAGCATCTTGTATTGCAACTTTGAAAATCTCATGCAAGCTAGAGGAAGAAGATTGGCTCATTATAGAACAAGCTACTAAGATCTTAAAGCTGTTCAATACGGTTACAATCGAAATTATGGCGGAAAAAACGATATCAATTTCAACAATGGGGTTTTTAACTAGGTccttattgcaaaaaattattgaaaaaaaagaaaaggaagtacTACATCACAAGGTTATTGATTTAGTAGATGATCTTATACTGGGTCTAAAAACTAGGTTCGAAACAACGAACAATCTTGAAATAGTTTCGTATGCGATTTTACTAGACCCAAGGCTCAAAAAAGATGGATTTTTAGGAAGCGACGCGCAGTACCAAAATGTGTACACGCATATGATAGAAAAGATGATTCCATTCCAAAATAGAATGGATACACAAATTAAAGACAATGCAGAAAAAGATCTTGATAGCGATGACGACATATGGCAACCACTGAAAAAAGTTCACCAAAGCGAGCACACATCAAGTGCAAGAATTCTTGCTGCTCTTGAGCTGGATCGCTAcatttcggaaaaaaatttacaggTCAAATGTGATCCATTTCTATGGTGGAAGGAAAGAGAAGTGATTTATCCAACGTTATCATATTTTgccaaacaatatttgagCATTCCTGCGTCTTCTGTTCCATGTGAACGAATTTTTTCGAAGGCAGGTAACATTcttacagaaaaaagaaatagattgacatcaaaaaaattaaaagaaatcatttttataaaacaaaattaccataACCTGTAA
- the LOC125765563 gene encoding E3 SUMO-protein ligase ZBED1-like has translation MAHMTSDIWQHFTKSESGAKCRYCQQIVSYCKGSTSNLKRHLGRKHPTVPLYRSNPLSTTNSEIDSPLEGTSGQQNVCTTITNFFQPSKPMSSESKKKIDSLLLLMICKEYHPFSIVENEYFGDFVKALNPKYELPTRKSISNAALPALYNETLEVVKSKLLIASTVSLTADCWTSINNDNFCAVTAHFINNKYELCSYLLECSDFSITHTGKNIADWITTVTNTFEISDKLFTLVTDNATNMKSAATILNLSHLPCGAHTLNLVVQRGLQKIKSTIENVKSIVMHFKKSSKAAQKLAEMQTSLNHPLLKIKQDCPTRWNSTYEMLDRFKQNRIPLASCIATLKISCKLEEEDWLIIEQATKILKLFNTVTIEIMAEKTISISTMGFLTRSLLQKIIEKKEKEVLHHKVIDLVDDLILGLKTRFETTNNLEIVSYAILLDPRLKKDGFLGSDAQYQNVYTHMIEKMIPFQNRMDTQIKDNAEKDLDSDDDIWQPLKKVHQSEHTSSARILAALELDRYISEKNLQVKCDPFLWWKEREVIYPTLSYFAKQYLSIPASSVPCERIFSKAGNILTEKRNRLTSKKLKEIIFIKQNYHNL, from the coding sequence ATGGCACACATGACCAGCGATATATGGCAGCATTTCACGAAATCTGAAAGTGGTGCTAAATGTCGCTACTGTCAGCAGATAGTTTCGTACTGCAAGGGATCAACATCAAACTTGAAAAGGCATCTCGGTCGTAAACACCCAACCGTTCCGCTGTACAGGAGTAACCCGCTGTCGACAACAAATTCTGAAATAGATTCCCCTCTAGAAGGTACTTCCGGCCAACAAAACGTCTGCACCACAATTAccaatttttttcaacccaGCAAACCAATGAGCTcggaatcaaaaaaaaaaatcgattctcTATTGCTTTTAATGATATGTAAAGAATATCATCCTTTTTCAATagttgaaaatgaatattttggaGATTTCGTTAAAGCTTTAAACCCTAAATATGAACTGCCAACAAGAAAAAGTATTTCTAATGCAGCATTACCGGCACTTTACAACGAAACTTTGGAGGTGGTGAAAAGTAAATTACTCATAGCTTCAACTGTATCACTGACAGCAGATTGTTGGACTAGcattaataatgataatttttgtGCAGTGACTGCtcatttcataaataataaatacgaaCTGTGTTCGTATTTATTGGAATGTTCAGATTTTTCAATTACCCATACGGGAAAGAATATAGCCGATTGGATAACGACTGTAACTAATACCTTTGAAATTTccgataaattatttactttggtCACGGATAATGCGACCAACATGAAATCAGCTGCAACTATATTAAATCTTTCTCATCTCCCGTGTGGTGCCCATACGTTAAATTTAGTGGTTCAAAGAGGCCTTCAAAAGATAAAATCAACGATTGAGAACGTAAAAAGCATCGTTATgcatttcaaaaaaagctcaaaagctGCCCAAAAGCTGGCCGAAATGCAAACTAGCTTGAATCATCcgctattaaaaattaaacaagatTGCCCTACCAGATGGAATTCAACATACGAAATGTTGGatcgtttcaaacaaaaccgaattcCACTAGCATCTTGTATTGCAACTTTGAAAATCTCATGCAAGCTAGAGGAAGAAGATTGGCTCATTATAGAACAAGCTACTAAGATCTTAAAGCTGTTCAATACGGTTACAATCGAAATTATGGCGGAAAAAACGATATCAATTTCAACAATGGGGTTTTTAACTAGGTccttattgcaaaaaattattgaaaaaaaagaaaaggaagtacTACATCACAAGGTTATTGATTTAGTAGATGATCTTATACTGGGTCTAAAAACTAGGTTCGAAACAACGAACAATCTTGAAATAGTTTCGTATGCGATTTTACTAGACCCAAGGCTCAAAAAAGATGGATTTTTAGGAAGCGACGCGCAGTACCAAAATGTGTACACGCATATGATAGAAAAGATGATTCCATTCCAAAATAGAATGGATACACAAATTAAAGACAATGCAGAAAAAGATCTTGATAGCGATGACGACATATGGCAACCACTGAAAAAAGTTCACCAAAGCGAGCACACATCAAGTGCAAGAATTCTTGCTGCTCTTGAGCTGGATCGCTAcatttcggaaaaaaatttacaggTCAAATGTGATCCATTTCTATGGTGGAAGGAAAGAGAAGTGATTTATCCAACGTTATCATATTTTgccaaacaatatttgagCATTCCTGCGTCTTCTGTTCCATGTGAACGAATTTTTTCGAAGGCAGGTAACATTcttacagaaaaaagaaatagattgacatcaaaaaaattaaaagaaatcatttttataaaacaaaattaccataACCTGTAA
- the LOC125765576 gene encoding protein phosphatase 1L isoform X2 — translation MEDELEDKILYQTLSKSHMKLLSKFAVGVTPLNSSLSYVWKVMRVYLLKPEVLIAGLLICLFVLYLQAAEVWSRGFIGRLSNSLGLGGKAGGRSGKLSMLASAAEKNSWEECTTGSAVYAVQGRRAKMEDRFVISENINSSGISLFAIFDGHGGEYAAEYAKNVLIKNIHQKLMQSSAIADGKEPPAPKPGLCGDVQEEKDDDEKDTEKGSDKELEVNERYKLNAHNGNNDASATVQRRQSFRKSKTEDTVGTGGGAGVGAAAGTNGGGGAAASSNQMLENDLLSKYMGNQSPARQQVKKNLLNGTSGNGPAPVKPKTYDARCYVQNGSINFGKIITDEVLAADYDLVEAAKKLADFAGTTALIAVIHRSKLIVANVGDSRGVMCDYKGNAIPLSFDHKPQQVREQKRIADAGGFIAFKGVWRVAGILATSRALGDYPLKEKNLVIANPDVLSFDLIDHRPQFLILASDGLWDTFTNEEAVAFVRERLDEPHFGAKSIALQSYNRGSVDNITVLVIVLKNGRYEIGSSSN, via the exons ATGGAGGACGAGTTGGAAGATAAGATACTGTATCAAACGTTGTCCAAGTCGCACATGAAGCTGCTCTCGAAGTTTGCAGTCGGCGTTACGCCGCTCAACAGCTCGCTCAGCTACGTCTGGAAAGTAATGCGGGTGTACCTGCTTAAGCCGGAGGTGCTCATCGCCGGTCTGCTGATTTGTCTGTTCGTCCTGTATCTGCAAGCAGCAGAAGTATGGAGCCGCGGTTTCATCGGACGCCTCAGCAACTCACTCGGTCTGGGCGGGAAGGCTGGGGGACGGTCCGGGAAGCTCTCGATGCTAGCCTCAGCTGCGGAGAAAAACAGCTGGGAAGAGTGTACCACCGGAAGTGCCGTATACGCTGTCCAAGGACGTCGGGCCAAGATGGAAGACAG ATTTGTGATAAGTGAAAATATCAACAGCAGCGGCATTTCCCTATTTGCAATCTTCGATGGACACGGTGGTGAATATGCGGCCGAATACGCCAAGAACGTGCTGATAAAGAACATTCACCAGAAGCTAATGCAATCATCGGCGATTGCGGACGGAAAGGAACCACCAGCACCAAAGCCGGGCCTTTGTGGTGATGTTCAGGAAGAAAAGGATGACGACGAGAAGGACACAGAGAAGGGGTCGGACAAGGAGCTGGAAGTAAATGAACGGTACAAGCTAAATGCGCACAACGGTAATAATGATGCTTCGGCAACCGTTCAACGGCGGCAAAGCTTTCGCAAATCAAAGACTGAGGACACGGTCGGTACCGGCGGTGGAGCAGGAGtcggagcagcagcaggaaccAATGGAGGCGGCGGTGCAGCAGCCAGCAGTAATCAGATGCTGGAGAATGATCTACTGAGCAAGTACATGGGCAATCAATCGCCGGCGAGACAACAGGTGAAGAAGAACCTGCTAAATGGCACATCAGGCAATGGTCCTGCTCCGGTGAAACCCAAAACATACGATGCACGGTGCTACGTACAAAATGGAAGCATTAACTTCGGCAAGATCATTACTGACGAGGTGCTGGCAGCTGATTATGATCTTGTTGAGGCGGCGAAAAAACTG GCGGATTTTGCCGGAACGACTGCCCTCATTGCCGTCATTCATCGCAGCAAGCTGATAGTGGCCAACGTAGGAGATTCGCGTGGAGTAATGTGTGATTACAAGGGGAATGCGATCCCATTGTCTTTCGATCACAAACCGCAACAGGTACGGGAGCAGAAGCGCATTGCCGATGCCGGTGGATTCATCGCGTTTAAGGGTGTGTGGCGAGTGGCAGGCATATTGGCCACATCACGCGCCCTTGGAGACTATCCGCTGAAGGAGAAAAATCTGGTCATTGCAAACCCGGACGTGCTTTCGTTCGATTTAATCGATCACAG GCCCCAATTTCTGATCCTTGCGTCCGATGGGCTTTGGGATACGTTTACGAACGAGGAAGCGGTTGCATTCGTGCGTGAACGGTTGGATGAACCGCACTTTGGAGCGAAAAGTATCGCCCTTCAATCGTACAACCGTGGTTCGGTGGACAACATAACGGTGCTTGTGATTGTGCTCAAGAACGGTCGGTACGAGATTGGATCATCGAGTAACTAG
- the LOC125765595 gene encoding uncharacterized protein LOC125765595 produces MSNVTVLDGGFATQLSVHVGKSIDGDPLWSARFNATDPNAVFKTHLDFLEAGAEAIMTNTYQASIEGYVEYLHLNEDTSLNLIKSTVRVAQMARNHFLAKASVDERRNIPLLVASIGPYGAHLHDGSEYTGRYSTDVSMDTIQKWHRPRIDACLEAGVDALGIETIPCKMEAEALLDMMCDEYPTVRFWISFQCKDNQHLANGELFSETVNSLWTKARLRRNKNLLALGVNCVHPQIVTPLFRSVNEKKLPESRIPLIVYPNSGEVYTVEDGWQGREDCVPLEHYVPQWIDLGARFIGGCCRTYARDIKRIKQTVIDHANTNHCH; encoded by the exons ATGAGCAACGTAACCGTATTGGACGGTGGTTTCGCGACGCAGCTGTCAGTGCACGTTGGTAAAAGCATCGACGGTGATCCACTGTGGAGTGCCCGTTTCAATGCGACCGATCCGAATGCCGTGTTCAAGACACATTTGGACTTTTTGGAGGCGGGCGCAGAAGCCATCATGACCAACACCTACCAGGCCAGCATTGAAGGATACGTGGAGTATTTGCATCTGAACGAAGATACGAGCCTGAATTTGATCAAGTCGACCGTTCGTGTAGCGCAGATGGCTCGTAATCACTTCCTCGCGAAGGCTTCCGTTGACGAACGAAGAAACATCCCGCTGCTGGTGGCTTCGATTGGTCCGTATGGAGCACATTTGCACGATGGGTCAGAGTATACGGGACGCTACTCGACCGATGTTTCTATGGACACCATCCAGAAGTGGCATCGTCCGCGCATTGATGCGTGTCTTGAGGCGGGTGTAGATGCGCTTGGTATTGAAACAATCCCCTGTAAG ATGGAAGCTGAAGCCTTGCTGGACATGATGTGCGACGAATATCCGACAGTTCGGTTCTGGATTTCGTTCCAGTGCAAAGACAATCAACACCTAGCCAATGGGGAGCTATTTAGCGAAACGGTCAATTCCCTCTGGACGAAGGCTAGATTGAGACGTAACAAGAACCTGCTAGCGCTCGGCGTGAACTGTGTTCATCCACAGATCGTAACACCTCTGTTCCGCAGTGTGAACGAGAAGAAACTGCCCGAATCCCGCATTCCCCTCATCGTCTATCCCAACTCTGGCGAAGTCTACACCGTGGAGGATGG CTGGCAAGGTAGAGAGGACTGTGTCCCGCTGGAACACTATGTGCCACAATGGATTGACCTGGGTGCACGATTTATTGGCGGATGCTGCCGAACGTATGCACGCGATATCAAGCGCATCAAACAGACTGTGATCGATCACGCCAACACCAATCATTGCCATTGA
- the LOC125765607 gene encoding uncharacterized protein LOC125765607, translated as MATHWRIVLQFYALTIIVLLFPVCIAQLSQTSTDNSDPRSQSSSGFGYELLRSQLDEMHASILQLQQNAESRNECTGLNNNIATILNRLETIEKGLKASTPAPSAVTNIPAVRSEEGGLKNVFDNIMKTQLNKFQHQFNSRMGNTPVQEATPIPSIYDRVYDTCDDVPWSGVWKIRYGIQISNVNCIKF; from the exons ATGGCTACACATTGGCGAATCGTTTTGCAATTCTATGCACTAACCATCATCGTTCTACTGTTTCCGGTATGTATCGCACAACTGTCCCAGACTTCAACTGACAACAGTGATCCAAGGTCACAAAGTTCAAGTGGATTCGGCTACGAATTACTCCGCAGTCAGCTGGATGAGATGCACGCAAG CATTTTACAACTGCAACAAAATGCAGAAAGTCGCAATGAATGTACCGGGTTGAACAATAACATTGCTACCATTCTGAACCGCCTGGAAACGATCGAGAAGGGATTGAAAG CATCGACGCCAGCACCTTCCGCTGTAACAAACATTCCAGCGGTTCGCTCTGAAGAGGGAGGACTGAAAAACGTTTTCGATAACATTATGAAAACACAATTGAATAAGTTTCAGCATCAGTTCAACTCTAGAATGGGTAACACTCCGGTTCAAGAAGCTACTCCTATCCCATCAATTTATGATAGAG TGTACGACACCTGTGACGACGTTCCTTGGTCGGGCGTATGGAAGATTCGATATGGCATACAAATTTCAAATGTTAACTGCATTAAATTTTAA